The sequence below is a genomic window from Methylotuvimicrobium alcaliphilum 20Z.
CCTTAACGACATCGGCTTTAAAAGCATCCTCAAGCCGGGCGACTCTTTGATGCACATCGCTAATTTTCCGGCCTTCCTCGTAAGATGGAAAGCCGTTATCCAGCGCATATAAATCGAAAAAAGTGGTAATAATGGTATCGGCTTCTTCTTTCAGGCAATTCAAGATAAATTTCTTGACGCGTTGATAATTTAACCCGCCGCCTTTATGGCCTTTTGATGTTGAAATCAAGCGCGCAGTTATATAGATTTGCCTGTGAGCAAAAATCGGGGCGATCACATCGCGAACGAAGGTTTCTTCGGTTTGGCCTTCACAAACTACATACATTCGTTTCATCGCGACGGTCTCCCGCCGATAATGTTTTGTTTCCATAATTCGCCAAGACTATAATCTTCCAGCCAGTCTTTTAGATTCTCTTCGTTTAGGCGTTTGAATGTAGATGCGTCCTTTACTCGGTCTACAACGATGATGTCGTTAGCCGAAAAATGCTCAATCAGCTCGACGGATTGTGTTGAAATGATTAGTTGCTTTTGCTCGGACGCCCTTTTGATTAAATCGGCGAGAATTGCAAGGGCATAGGGGTGTAAACCTAGCTCCGGCTCGTCGATCAATACGGTATCGCTCATCAACCGAAATGGCTGTAGTAACAGCGTGGCTAAACAGATGAACCTCAACGTGCCGTCCGATAAAACATGCGCTTTAAACGGCGTATCGGGATTGCCTAGCTCGAACCATTCAAGTTGAACATTATCGGCATCTTCTCGGTGTACGAAATCGGCGAAAAATGGCGCAACCAACCGAATCGTACTGACAATTTGCTGATAATTTTCAGGATAGACGCGTTTTAAGCGCATTAAAAAAGCGGCCAAGTTTGCGGCATCGGTTTTAAGTTTCAGATTGTCCGTTGCAGAATGAATCTGTTTAACCGTTGCGGTATCGCTGGTATCGTGAAAATGATAAACGCGCCAGCTTGCGATGGCAGGTTTGATATATTGCGCATACTTATCTGAGGAATTTTTAAGCGCTGCCTCGCTCTCTCCGAATTGAATGATTGAATCTGACGGAAAACGGGGAGAGCCGTCATAAGCTAAATAACCAGTGAATCAAAGTTTTTCGAAAGCAAAAATCAATCGATTGTCCAAAGTAGGCTTTAAGCTGAATTCATAGCCGTTTTGCGCAAAATAAAACTCCATATGAATAGACTTGGTTTTTTTTCGCCCGTAATGTAATAACGTATCCGGGCCACCGTTAGTTTGCACATAATCCTGCAAATTCCGGTCATACATATTTGCCAGAAATTTGAATACGGAAATAAAGTTACTTTTCCCCGCGCCATTTGCACCCAATAAAATGTTGAGGTTAGTCAGTTTAAAATTATCTAAATTTTTGATCGACTTGTAACCATTAATGGAAATGCTGTCTAACCTAGGCATGTTTAGGGTCTAATATTTCCAGAATTCGTATGGCCTCGAGCTTGAAAAACAAATCTACGGCAATTCAAACAATTCGCGCATTTTTTGTCCGGGGCTTGGCGCGCGCATGAAGGCTTCGCCGACCAGGAAGGCATAGATAGCGTTGTCGGTCATCAGCTTGACGTCTTCAGGCGTGTGAATGCCGCTTTCGGTAATGATAATGCGGTTCTCAGGGATTTGATCTTTCAAGTCCAGCGTCGTTTGCAGAGAGGTTTCGAAGGTTCTCAAGTTACGGTTGTTGATGCCGATCAGCGGCGTGTCGAGTGTTAGCGCGCGTTGCAATTCATCTGCGTCATGCACTTCGACTAGAACGTCCATGCCCAATTCCTTCGCGGTGTTCGCTAATTCGTGCATTTGTGCATCGTCGAGCGCGGCGACTATCAGCAAAATACAATCGGCGCCTAAGGCGCGCGCTTCGAAGACCTGGTAAGGGTCGATCATGAAATCCTTGCGCAGCACCGGCAGCGGGCAGCGTTCCCTGACCATTTGCAGATACACTTCGCTGCCTTGGAAATATTCCTTATCGGTCAGGACCGACAGGCAGGCGGCGCCGTTC
It includes:
- a CDS encoding AAA family ATPase produces the protein MPRLDSISINGYKSIKNLDNFKLTNLNILLGANGAGKSNFISVFKFLANMYDRNLQDYVQTNGGPDTLLHYGRKKTKSIHMEFYFAQNGYEFSLKPTLDNRLIFAFEKL
- a CDS encoding AAA family ATPase; protein product: MAAFLMRLKRVYPENYQQIVSTIRLVAPFFADFVHREDADNVQLEWFELGNPDTPFKAHVLSDGTLRFICLATLLLQPFRLMSDTVLIDEPELGLHPYALAILADLIKRASEQKQLIISTQSVELIEHFSANDIIVVDRVKDASTFKRLNEENLKDWLEDYSLGELWKQNIIGGRPSR
- the trpC gene encoding indole-3-glycerol phosphate synthase TrpC — its product is MTDTPDILKKILDTKADEIARRKLNTTVDMLREIAGGVESPRGFAAALQSKVAGKKTAIIAEVKKASPSKGVIRENFDPVAIGQDYAMNGAACLSVLTDKEYFQGSEVYLQMVRERCPLPVLRKDFMIDPYQVFEARALGADCILLIVAALDDAQMHELANTAKELGMDVLVEVHDADELQRALTLDTPLIGINNRNLRTFETSLQTTLDLKDQIPENRIIITESGIHTPEDVKLMTDNAIYAFLVGEAFMRAPSPGQKMRELFELP
- a CDS encoding DUF4276 family protein, translated to MKRMYVVCEGQTEETFVRDVIAPIFAHRQIYITARLISTSKGHKGGGLNYQRVKKFILNCLKEEADTIITTFFDLYALDNGFPSYEEGRKISDVHQRVARLEDAFKADVVKENELYAERFFPLYTAL